A region of the Candidatus Eisenbacteria bacterium genome:
CCTGATGCATCGCTACATGGTCGCAGTCGGCCGGTTGACAACCCGCGACTGGGAGGTGCGGCTGCGCCTGCTCAGCGCCTTCCACATGATCGCCGGACCCGAATCGCTCTTTGCGCCGTCGATGCTGTGGCGCGTCGTGGCGGCCAGCGGCCGACGCTTGAGCCGTTCACGGGCCGACTGTAGCGTCTATGACCGATCCTTTCACACCTGGGCGGTCGATGACCTTCGGCGACACCGGCTATGAGTTCCATGCGGCAAGACGTGGCTGGTTGACGTGGCGTGATACTTCATTATTCGTCGCTCACAGGCTCAACGGTCAGCACCTCAACGCCGCGCGGGCGGTCTTCGACGCCGCGCCCGCCGAGTTCAGGATGGTGGCGATCCAGTAGCCACAGTTCTGGGATGAGCGCGGCCTCAATCACCCCGCGATGGAATACACGGACGACACCGCTCTCGGAGATGACGATGGCGATGGAGCCCACTTTCTGCGAAATCGACGCCGCCGCCAAATGGCGGCTTCCGAGTCCGAGCGGGAGATCAATGTGCTCGCCGGATGCGTCGAGATAACGACACGCGGCCACAAACGTTCCGGCTTCCGAGATCACGAAGGCGCCATCGAGCTGGGCCAGCTCTTTGATCGTGCCGCGCAGATTCGGATCGGTGATGTGCGTGCGCGCAGGTGCGTGAGCCGCCAAAGGATCGAGTATGAGCGGTCGAGACGCCGCAAGTACTGCTTCAGCGTTACCGAGGGTGAAGAGCGTGCCGATGCGGCGGCCTTCACGACCTTCGCGAGCAATCTCGAGTGCCAGCTCCACCGTCGGCTCGAGAACAGCCAGCTCGCACCACGGGATCTGGCTACACAACTTCTGCAGAACCGCGATGCTCATCGCGCACCTGCTTCCTGCTAGCATTTGGTTCCAGCACACCGCTGTTCTTGCCTAGTGTTCAGCGTGGACGATGACGAACAACAGAGGGTCAGACAGCGGGACGCCGCGGAAGAAATGCCTTCGCACGAGTTCGCCCGAACAGCCGCCGCAGCGCCTGAGCTCAAGGGATCCGCAGGCACGTCCACACGACGATTCTAGCGCTCTGTAAGCGTTACCACTGAGGCCATCGATTCAGCCCGATCGTGATTTCAGGGGTGATTGCGGCAAAGAGAGTCTGAGCGCGCGTCGCCTTCAGTGGCTGGACATGCAGGGCTTGACAACGCGGTGAAGACGGTCGTATGGGTATTAGTACCACGTGAGACGGAAACGTGAGGTTCAAATGGAGGAACCACCGGACTCGTAGGGCGCATCTTCGAGGGACCGCATGTTAGCCCCATCGTAGGTGCGCGTACGAACAATCAAACGCATAGTTCGTTATCGAATCCTGACTCGCGCCAGGATGCGTGTAACCCACGCTGTGAAACGCCCGCTCTCGAGACGACCGCTCGAGGCGGGCGTTTCCCTTTTCGCCGAACCCTGAGTCTCGACGGCACCAGAGCTTTTTCCAACGGTTCAGAGACGCCTCTAGCGAAGGCCGTCAGGCTCACTCGCAATTCGCTTGAGGAAGTCAGCCGCCACGCGGACCTTGGGGTCGCGCCGACCGCAGAGATCCGCCGCAGCTCGCGCGGTGAACTCGTCGCTGGTCGCGAGGAACAACTTGGTCCGGAAACACTGGAGCAACGTGCGCCAACTCTCGTCACCGGGCAGCGCGGAACGCAGCGCACTGACGCTCTGGGTCGCGACGATGGGAATCAGCCGTGCCTGCCGCGACAACGCGAAGGTGCGCTCGTCGCCCGTCGGGTCGGTTTCGCCGACGTTCGCGCGCTGACGACTGCGGAACTGCAGCAGGGCCTGGACCGTGACAGCGGGTTGCACGTGCTGAACGTGCAGACGGACAAGTTCTTCGCCGGCGAGTTGATCCCCGGCTCGCGGCGAGTGCCGCTCGATGCGATCGGGCCTGGCACTCCTGAACTGGCGAAGGATGCGGAGATCGTGACCTACTGCGGGGGGCCAGCGTGCTCGCAGAGCATCGAGGCGGCGACGAAACTGACCGAACTGGGCTACACGAACGTCCGCGCCTACCGTGAGGGGCTGGAGGGCTGGAAAGCGGCCGGCAACGAAGTCGTTGCACCGAGTCCGGCGCCAGCCGCATGACGGACGATCGAAGGCGGCGGTTCGGCATCCGCGCGGGCCGCCGCCGCGCTTAGCTTCACCCGTTCCGAGCCGTTGGAGTAATTCTCCCCAGGCCGCGTAGTTCGACCGGCCCTACTATCGCCCGATCGACGACCCCACAGTGACAGTTCGGCATGAATACCCTACGCGGGCCGCTCCGTAAGAACCTCGCCACGCCTTGCAGGCAGCGGTGCTTTCGCACCACCGAGGCGTTCGCCGTTCAGCAGGGCGTCCAGGCTGGCATAGGCGTAAATAGTCGGGGCGTGATTATGCATCAGGCCGCCGGTGTCGGCCGTCGGGCCGTAATTGCTATGCAGATCGCGGCCGAGCATCCGCAGCATCGCCATCTGCTGGCCACGGTGATGCGAGCTGTGCGTGAGCCGGCGCGTCATGACCCAAGCCCTCG
Encoded here:
- a CDS encoding rhodanese-like domain-containing protein: MLNVQTDKFFAGELIPGSRRVPLDAIGPGTPELAKDAEIVTYCGGPACSQSIEAATKLTELGYTNVRAYREGLEGWKAAGNEVVAPSPAPAA
- a CDS encoding TraM recognition domain-containing protein, whose product is MQPAVTVQALLQFRSRQRANVGETDPTGDERTFALSRQARLIPIVATQSVSALRSALPGDESWRTLLQCFRTKLFLATSDEFTARAAADLCGRRDPKVRVAADFLKRIASEPDGLR
- a CDS encoding diadenylate cyclase: MSIAVLQKLCSQIPWCELAVLEPTVELALEIAREGREGRRIGTLFTLGNAEAVLAASRPLILDPLAAHAPARTHITDPNLRGTIKELAQLDGAFVISEAGTFVAACRYLDASGEHIDLPLGLGSRHLAAASISQKVGSIAIVISESGVVRVFHRGVIEAALIPELWLLDRHHPELGGRGVEDRPRGVEVLTVEPVSDE